One window of the Oncorhynchus mykiss isolate Arlee chromosome 5, USDA_OmykA_1.1, whole genome shotgun sequence genome contains the following:
- the LOC110524215 gene encoding tax1-binding protein 3, whose amino-acid sequence MSFIPGQPVTAVVQRIEIRKLRQGEHLILGFSIGGGIDQDPGQNPFSEDKSDKGIYVTRVTPEGPAEVAGLMMGDKVMQVNGWDMTMVTHDQARKRLTKKNEDVVRLLVTRKSLEQAVKHSMM is encoded by the exons ATGTCTTTCATCCCAGGACAACCAGTTACTGCTGTTGTG CAACGGATAGAAATCCGCAAACTCCGCCAGGGTGAACATTTGATCCTGGGTTTCAGCATTGGAGGAGGAATAGACCAAGACCCGGGCCAGAACCCCTTCTCTGAAGACAAGTCAGACAAG GGCATCTATGTGACACGGGTGACACCAGAGGGACCAGCAGAAGTTGCAGGCTTGATGATGGGAGACAAAGTAATGCAG GTAAATGGATGGGATATGACCATGGTGACACACGATCAGGCACGCAAACGGCTGACGAAGAAGAATGAAGATGTCGTGCGGCTACTGGTGACCAGGAAATCCCTGGAGCAGGCTGTCAAACATTCTATGATGTAA